A portion of the Marinobacter alexandrii genome contains these proteins:
- the gmd gene encoding GDP-mannose 4,6-dehydratase, whose protein sequence is MAKKALVTGVTGQDGSYLVEFLLEKGYEVHGIRRSSSQPTHSLDRIRHLIKSPQNAERFFLHYGDVTDSSNLVKLIRDISPDEIYNLAAQSHVKVSFDVPEYTANVDAMGTLRILEAIRDLSIEKKVRFYQASTSELYGKALEVPQTEETPFNPRSPYAIAKQYAYWMVKNYREAYGIYAVNGILFNHESPRRGEAFVTRKITLAVKNIKLGNQDKLYLGNLDAKRDWGYAKEYVEAMWAMLQEEKPEDMVIATGETHTVREFVERAFTHIDISLKWEGEGKDEKGIDAETGKVLVEIDPYYFRPTEVDLLIGDASRAKKILGWKPKVGFEQLVDLMMQAELSKK, encoded by the coding sequence ATGGCTAAAAAAGCATTAGTAACTGGTGTCACGGGACAAGATGGATCTTATCTTGTGGAATTCCTTCTTGAAAAGGGGTATGAAGTTCATGGAATTCGTAGAAGCTCTAGTCAACCGACCCACAGCCTAGATAGAATACGTCATCTCATAAAGTCTCCACAAAATGCAGAGCGATTTTTTCTGCACTATGGCGATGTTACAGATTCATCAAATCTTGTAAAACTCATAAGAGATATCTCACCAGATGAAATTTATAACCTGGCAGCTCAAAGCCATGTGAAGGTTTCCTTTGATGTACCTGAATATACGGCCAATGTTGATGCGATGGGAACATTGAGGATTTTAGAGGCTATAAGGGACTTAAGTATTGAGAAGAAAGTTAGATTTTATCAAGCTTCTACTAGTGAACTGTATGGTAAGGCTCTGGAAGTACCCCAAACGGAGGAAACACCATTTAATCCGAGGAGCCCATACGCTATCGCGAAACAATATGCTTACTGGATGGTGAAAAATTACCGGGAAGCTTATGGAATTTATGCAGTAAATGGAATACTCTTCAATCATGAATCCCCACGAAGAGGAGAAGCCTTTGTGACGCGAAAGATCACATTAGCAGTTAAAAATATTAAGTTAGGTAATCAAGACAAGTTGTATCTGGGAAACCTTGATGCTAAGCGAGATTGGGGATATGCAAAAGAATATGTAGAGGCCATGTGGGCCATGTTACAGGAAGAGAAACCTGAAGATATGGTTATAGCGACTGGTGAAACTCATACCGTACGAGAGTTTGTAGAAAGAGCTTTTACCCACATAGACATCTCCCTCAAGTGGGAAGGAGAAGGAAAGGATGAGAAAGGGATTGATGCCGAAACGGGTAAAGTGTTGGTAGAGATTGATCCATACTATTTTAGACCTACAGAAGTTGACCTTCTGATTGGGGATGCCTCACGTGCAAAAAAGATACTAGGGTGGAAGCCAAAAGTTGGTTTTGAACAACTAGTTGATTTAATGATGCAAGCTGAACTTTCGAAAAAATAA
- a CDS encoding CDP-glycerol glycerophosphotransferase family protein translates to MISKRIADYTPQEILSVVSRYSLLINKLGFDSRLFYFNRSRLFLSLTADKIANQKRSKFTLLLFFITSLIRLIKGIFSSKRIPNVLIVDTREYYGKTLKKKGFVYDNILLTYLYDYIDWSEIGLLDRFNLPFDDNQFPSQWYKHIRNISTRPRLYEEIILFKYLILHPFSWIKTKKRLTKEFGIIKDRSFDSDTLNTIHRNFLKYQKSTLFFAWKEEAYLWYFESSGIKKILILDEYSPNQRSILNASAACGIDCIALQHGGIHELHPGYVYGPEERKLNLFPNQFLTWGSSFSEFLKDNNWPASISEVGHLRTDIIADLKGATKSKSKRVMFASQPHKDESYTEHTAKMVFRAFADQNDNLEMFVRTHPLEKNVEKYQKWADEVSYKDLSIEAEEDLYVQLANTDIVITAFSTVGQEAIYFQIPLITVDYLNRDIASYVKEGIASNVTNSEDLMEAIKEELAGSKSYKKEYQKYIDKYAHVIDGKVHDRILKFLLSE, encoded by the coding sequence ATGATTTCGAAAAGAATAGCTGATTATACTCCTCAAGAGATCTTAAGTGTAGTTTCTCGTTACTCCTTATTGATTAATAAGTTAGGTTTTGATTCCCGTCTTTTCTACTTCAATCGATCCCGCCTCTTTCTTTCTCTTACTGCAGATAAGATCGCTAATCAAAAAAGGTCAAAATTTACCCTTCTCCTTTTTTTTATAACCTCGTTGATCAGATTGATAAAGGGTATTTTTTCATCTAAAAGAATTCCGAATGTGCTTATTGTTGATACTCGCGAATACTACGGAAAAACTTTAAAAAAGAAAGGCTTTGTATATGACAACATCCTTCTTACTTACTTATATGATTATATTGATTGGAGTGAAATTGGCTTACTCGATAGATTCAATCTCCCTTTCGACGATAATCAGTTCCCCTCCCAATGGTATAAGCATATTCGAAATATCTCAACCCGTCCAAGGCTGTATGAAGAGATTATTTTATTTAAGTATTTGATTCTTCATCCGTTTAGTTGGATTAAGACTAAAAAAAGGCTCACCAAAGAATTTGGAATTATCAAGGACCGTTCATTTGATAGTGATACTCTCAATACTATTCATAGGAATTTTTTAAAGTATCAAAAGTCGACCCTGTTTTTTGCATGGAAAGAAGAAGCATACCTCTGGTATTTTGAATCTTCTGGAATCAAGAAAATCTTGATATTGGATGAGTACAGCCCCAATCAAAGAAGTATTCTAAATGCAAGTGCGGCGTGTGGTATTGATTGTATCGCATTACAACATGGAGGTATTCATGAACTACATCCCGGCTATGTTTATGGTCCAGAAGAAAGAAAGCTGAATCTTTTTCCTAATCAATTTCTCACATGGGGATCTAGTTTTTCCGAGTTTTTGAAGGATAACAATTGGCCGGCAAGTATATCAGAGGTAGGACATCTACGAACGGATATAATTGCTGATTTGAAAGGAGCCACTAAGTCTAAGTCCAAGCGTGTAATGTTTGCTTCTCAACCTCATAAAGATGAGTCTTATACTGAACATACAGCAAAAATGGTATTTAGGGCATTTGCTGATCAAAATGATAATCTAGAAATGTTTGTCAGAACACATCCTCTTGAAAAGAACGTTGAGAAATATCAAAAGTGGGCTGATGAAGTGAGCTACAAGGACTTAAGTATTGAGGCTGAGGAGGATTTGTACGTACAGTTGGCAAATACAGATATAGTGATAACAGCCTTTTCTACTGTTGGCCAGGAGGCTATATATTTCCAAATTCCATTAATAACAGTTGATTATTTGAATAGAGATATTGCATCATATGTCAAAGAAGGAATAGCATCTAATGTGACAAATTCTGAAGATCTCATGGAGGCCATTAAAGAAGAACTTGCAGGTTCAAAAAGTTATAAAAAGGAATATCAGAAGTATATTGATAAGTATGCCCACGTAATAGATGGAAAAGTTCATGACAGAATTCTTAAGTTTCTTCTGTCAGAATGA
- a CDS encoding DegT/DnrJ/EryC1/StrS family aminotransferase — MSIPFVDLKAQYESIKEDIDAAIAFVINQTSFIGGEIIKEFEVDFAKYIGAKHCVGMANGTDAIEIALKALGIGEGDEVIVPALTWISTAGAVNSVGAEPVFVDVLADERTINPELIEAKITERTKAIIPVHLYGLPARMTEIIKLSKKYNLRIIEDCAQAHGAEINGKRVGTFGDIATFSFYPGKNLGAYGDAGCIITNDDELANTCRMLSNHGQLKKHDHQIIGQNSRLDTMQAAILKVKLPHLESWTNARIQVADWYEDKLDAFKRPIVPAGMRHVFHLYVIQSEKRDVMMNRLKETNIGCAIHYPTPLPLLKSYAYKGHNSGDFPIAEKLSAEILSLPIFPEMREEEVEGVCENLNHV; from the coding sequence ATGAGTATTCCTTTTGTGGATTTAAAGGCTCAGTATGAGTCAATAAAAGAAGATATTGATGCGGCGATTGCCTTTGTAATTAATCAAACCTCCTTTATTGGTGGTGAAATCATTAAAGAATTCGAAGTTGATTTTGCCAAATACATTGGGGCTAAACATTGCGTAGGTATGGCCAACGGTACTGATGCAATTGAAATAGCACTTAAGGCCCTCGGTATCGGAGAAGGGGATGAAGTAATTGTTCCGGCATTGACCTGGATAAGTACTGCTGGCGCTGTAAACAGTGTAGGAGCGGAACCCGTTTTTGTAGATGTCTTAGCAGATGAAAGAACGATCAATCCCGAATTGATTGAAGCAAAAATTACAGAAAGAACTAAAGCGATAATCCCTGTTCATTTGTATGGCCTACCTGCTCGAATGACTGAAATAATAAAACTTTCAAAGAAGTACAATCTACGAATCATTGAAGATTGCGCTCAAGCACATGGTGCAGAGATAAACGGGAAGCGTGTGGGTACCTTTGGAGATATAGCCACTTTTTCATTTTATCCAGGAAAAAACTTAGGTGCCTATGGTGATGCGGGATGTATTATTACCAATGATGATGAATTAGCAAATACCTGTAGAATGCTCTCCAACCATGGACAATTAAAAAAGCATGACCATCAGATTATTGGACAAAATAGTCGATTAGACACCATGCAAGCAGCCATTTTGAAGGTAAAGCTTCCACATCTTGAGAGTTGGACAAATGCAAGAATTCAGGTTGCTGATTGGTATGAAGATAAGCTTGATGCCTTTAAAAGGCCAATAGTTCCAGCTGGAATGCGTCATGTTTTTCACTTGTATGTCATACAATCTGAGAAAAGAGATGTAATGATGAATAGACTGAAGGAGACCAATATTGGCTGTGCAATTCACTATCCAACCCCCTTACCTTTGTTGAAGAGCTATGCCTATAAAGGCCACAATTCAGGAGATTTTCCAATCGCTGAGAAGCTAAGTGCAGAAATACTTTCTTTACCTATTTTTCCTGAGATGCGAGAGGAAGAAGTGGAAGGGGTGTGTGAAAATTTAAATCATGTTTGA
- a CDS encoding acyltransferase, which yields MKIIESGIKNVDAHESVKVIMPSNLYGCILAENVFVGPFVEIQSDVKIGARTKIQSHSFICELVSIGEDCFIGHGVMFINDTFSEGGPAGGDQSKWKQTNVGNKVSIGSNATVMPVSICDNVVIGAGAVVTKDIAESGTYVGNPAKKLK from the coding sequence ATGAAAATAATTGAGTCGGGAATAAAGAATGTCGATGCGCATGAAAGCGTAAAGGTGATTATGCCAAGTAATCTTTATGGTTGCATACTGGCTGAGAATGTGTTTGTTGGGCCATTTGTAGAAATTCAAAGCGATGTAAAAATTGGTGCTAGAACCAAAATTCAATCTCATTCATTTATCTGCGAACTTGTTTCTATAGGAGAAGATTGTTTTATTGGACACGGAGTGATGTTCATAAATGATACATTTAGTGAAGGAGGTCCTGCTGGAGGAGATCAATCCAAATGGAAACAAACAAACGTTGGAAACAAAGTCTCAATTGGATCAAATGCTACAGTTATGCCTGTTTCAATTTGTGACAATGTTGTCATTGGAGCTGGAGCTGTCGTGACTAAGGATATTGCAGAGTCTGGCACTTACGTTGGCAATCCTGCTAAGAAATTAAAATAA
- a CDS encoding cytochrome b5 domain-containing protein — translation MRFTIQQLALRNGNDREETWIAYQGVIYDVTKSRLWKNGKHYEHWAGQDLTEELKDAPHDTKVFEKLQIVGELIK, via the coding sequence ATGAGGTTTACAATTCAGCAGTTGGCGCTTCGGAATGGGAATGATCGTGAGGAAACATGGATTGCTTACCAGGGAGTGATCTATGATGTTACAAAGTCAAGATTATGGAAAAATGGAAAGCATTATGAGCACTGGGCCGGTCAGGATCTGACTGAAGAATTGAAAGATGCGCCTCACGATACAAAAGTTTTTGAGAAATTACAGATTGTAGGAGAGTTGATCAAATGA
- a CDS encoding endonuclease MutS2, with protein sequence MKIYPEDIEQKLGFDQIRNHLIRFCQSDRGAQLARKAKPTEKYDVLIRWLKQAKEMMRLKGEADDRVSFEFPDIEDYLTQIKVPGSFLDPQDFHELKRGVNTLASWVQFFQKKGNEYSELFSLSNKIEIDQNLSIHIDNTIDDRGEVKDSASRELSEIRRKISKSEQSVRSAIQKVLKKAKDDQFTDEDSSLTVRDGRLVIPVKAEYKKRIQGFVHDESSTGQTVYLEPGEVLDLNNQVRELKYAEKREVIRILIELSNHVRANLEELQNGSYLLEKLDFIHAKALLAEYINGVIPTVEKSTKFSLIKAIHPLLYLSHKENKKPVIPLGLTLDSEKRILIISGPNAGGKSVSLKTVGLLQYMLQAGLPVSVNEESKMGIFSSIFIDIGDTQSIEDDLSTYSSHLTSMKFFLQETDKRSLFLIDEFGKGTEPQFGGAIAESVLHELNKKKAYGIVTTHYQNLKKMGDETSGLVNGAMKYNLDALEPLFELEVGKPGSSFAFEIAGKIGLPHEIILSARKKIGSSHVAYDQLLNQLEKEKAKFEKLTKKLERDQDDILKVRKDYEDLRGMLDEDKKRVIKEAKKEANHIIENANKDVERVIREIKENKASKERTKEIRSELDKKKLRLQEGPKSTTKAFNVGDIVKVVGQESTGAIQKIKGKQAEVLFGSLKSIISTDKLEKAKNAPQVSYQKKVKKLGIDLTSKMSNFNHEISIRGMRADEAMNEIESFIDEALLIGVDEVRIVHGKGHGVLRDIVRNIAKGHSSIASVEDEHADRGGAGISIIKLQ encoded by the coding sequence GTGAAGATTTATCCTGAGGATATAGAACAAAAACTTGGATTTGATCAGATAAGAAATCACCTCATCCGTTTTTGCCAAAGTGATCGTGGTGCTCAGTTGGCTAGAAAGGCTAAGCCTACTGAAAAATATGATGTGCTGATTAGATGGCTGAAACAGGCTAAAGAAATGATGCGCTTAAAAGGAGAAGCTGATGATAGAGTTTCTTTTGAATTTCCTGATATCGAAGACTATCTCACTCAGATTAAAGTTCCAGGATCATTTCTAGATCCGCAAGATTTTCATGAATTAAAAAGGGGAGTAAATACACTTGCTTCCTGGGTTCAGTTTTTTCAAAAAAAAGGAAACGAATATTCGGAACTGTTTAGTTTGTCGAACAAAATTGAAATCGACCAAAACCTTTCGATTCATATAGATAATACGATTGATGATAGAGGAGAGGTAAAAGATTCTGCTTCTAGAGAACTGTCTGAAATTCGAAGGAAAATCTCCAAATCGGAACAATCTGTAAGGTCAGCCATCCAAAAAGTATTGAAAAAGGCTAAGGATGATCAGTTTACAGATGAGGATAGTTCATTGACTGTACGTGATGGCCGATTGGTCATTCCTGTAAAGGCAGAATACAAAAAAAGAATTCAAGGTTTTGTTCATGATGAATCATCTACAGGGCAGACTGTGTACCTCGAACCAGGTGAAGTATTAGATTTAAATAATCAAGTGAGGGAGCTGAAGTATGCCGAGAAAAGAGAAGTGATTCGGATACTAATTGAGCTATCAAATCATGTGAGAGCAAATTTAGAAGAGCTGCAAAACGGTTCATATTTGCTTGAAAAACTTGACTTCATTCATGCTAAAGCTCTTCTAGCAGAGTATATCAATGGAGTCATTCCGACAGTAGAAAAGTCAACGAAATTTTCCTTGATTAAAGCAATACATCCTTTGCTTTACTTGTCTCATAAAGAGAACAAGAAGCCCGTCATTCCACTGGGCCTAACATTGGACTCTGAAAAGCGGATACTGATCATCTCGGGTCCGAATGCAGGAGGCAAATCAGTAAGCCTAAAAACAGTCGGATTGCTACAGTATATGCTCCAAGCAGGACTACCGGTTTCAGTCAATGAAGAAAGTAAAATGGGCATTTTTTCATCAATCTTTATTGATATTGGAGATACCCAGTCAATTGAGGATGATTTGAGTACATATAGTTCTCACCTTACCTCTATGAAGTTTTTTCTTCAGGAAACAGATAAGAGATCTCTTTTTTTGATTGATGAATTTGGAAAGGGAACAGAGCCTCAGTTTGGAGGCGCTATAGCCGAATCTGTTTTACATGAACTAAATAAGAAAAAGGCGTACGGTATTGTCACAACTCATTACCAAAATCTAAAAAAAATGGGTGATGAAACTTCTGGTTTAGTGAATGGAGCCATGAAATATAATCTGGATGCTTTGGAACCATTGTTTGAATTGGAAGTAGGAAAGCCTGGTAGTTCATTTGCATTTGAAATTGCTGGAAAAATTGGATTACCTCATGAAATCATTCTTTCTGCACGAAAGAAGATTGGGAGTTCGCATGTAGCATACGATCAGCTTTTGAATCAATTGGAAAAAGAGAAGGCAAAATTTGAAAAGCTAACCAAGAAATTAGAAAGAGATCAGGATGATATTTTGAAAGTCCGTAAGGACTATGAGGACTTGAGAGGTATGCTTGATGAAGATAAAAAGAGAGTTATTAAGGAGGCTAAAAAAGAAGCAAATCATATAATTGAAAATGCCAATAAGGATGTAGAACGTGTCATAAGAGAGATAAAAGAAAACAAAGCTTCAAAAGAGCGAACAAAGGAGATCCGATCCGAATTGGATAAAAAGAAGCTAAGACTTCAAGAAGGGCCTAAGTCTACTACAAAAGCCTTTAATGTAGGAGATATTGTCAAAGTAGTAGGTCAAGAAAGCACAGGAGCGATTCAGAAAATCAAGGGTAAACAAGCCGAAGTTCTTTTTGGATCACTAAAATCAATCATCTCAACAGACAAATTGGAAAAAGCAAAGAATGCTCCGCAAGTAAGCTATCAAAAGAAAGTGAAGAAATTAGGTATCGACTTGACTAGTAAAATGTCGAACTTTAATCATGAAATTAGTATTCGTGGTATGCGAGCTGATGAGGCGATGAATGAGATTGAGTCTTTCATTGACGAGGCATTGCTCATAGGAGTAGATGAAGTGCGAATTGTTCATGGAAAAGGACACGGGGTACTTAGAGATATTGTGAGAAACATTGCTAAGGGACACTCAAGTATTGCTAGCGTAGAAGATGAGCACGCTGATAGAGGAGGGGCTGGTATCTCTATTATCAAATTACAATAA
- a CDS encoding DUF4296 domain-containing protein, translated as MRISYLLSLFRISFISIFLLYQVWHQYGTIDNCIACMIFAIDQTWFDLQNYIFTNSLTDLRNIFLTVLVIVCACTSSDIPEDLINQEKMVEIMVEIHLLEAKINNILIDPHDSIQAVYEHYEKLLFQDLSITQDQYERSFNHYVNNSSDFEKIYNTVVDSLMAREQKLKK; from the coding sequence ATGCGAATTTCATACCTTCTAAGCCTTTTTAGGATATCCTTCATTTCGATTTTTTTGCTTTACCAAGTTTGGCATCAATATGGCACCATTGATAATTGCATCGCATGTATGATCTTTGCTATTGATCAAACATGGTTTGACCTTCAAAATTATATTTTCACGAATTCTTTGACCGATTTGAGAAACATTTTTTTAACCGTTCTTGTAATAGTTTGTGCTTGCACTAGTTCTGATATACCTGAAGACTTGATTAATCAAGAAAAAATGGTGGAAATTATGGTAGAAATCCATTTATTAGAAGCCAAGATTAATAATATCCTCATAGATCCGCATGATAGTATTCAGGCGGTTTATGAACATTATGAAAAACTATTGTTTCAGGACTTAAGTATTACTCAAGATCAATATGAACGTAGCTTTAATCACTATGTTAACAATTCCAGTGATTTTGAAAAAATCTACAATACCGTGGTAGATTCTTTGATGGCAAGAGAGCAAAAGCTGAAAAAGTGA
- a CDS encoding DUF58 domain-containing protein has product MKDILKRLRRYEIRIRKAINSQMQGDFHSIFKGSGLEFDDVRPYQWGDDVRNIDWRVTAKGHGTFMKTFIEEKEQTVFFLLDVSASQEIGKDKRQKIDLAKEMTGLLALSAIREGSKVGVLCYSDQVEDYVKPGKTVKHAYEIINRIFSLKSKSKRTNLDQGIKYTLNLLNKKAIIFIISDFIDENFTHSMRGLARKHDLVVVHISDKRESAIPHLGIVPLYEKESGKTVWLNTSSDEFKNAVDKTHGKNKESLEDFCKRNDVNYVPIGTEDDYVPKLIKLFRHRNRSNARRTR; this is encoded by the coding sequence ATGAAGGATATCCTAAAAAGGCTTAGAAGGTATGAAATTCGCATTCGCAAAGCGATTAATTCGCAAATGCAGGGCGACTTCCATTCGATCTTCAAAGGATCAGGCTTAGAGTTTGATGATGTGCGTCCTTACCAATGGGGAGATGATGTACGTAACATAGATTGGCGTGTGACTGCAAAGGGGCACGGGACCTTTATGAAGACTTTTATCGAAGAGAAAGAACAGACTGTTTTTTTCTTACTTGATGTTTCCGCTTCTCAGGAAATTGGAAAGGACAAACGTCAAAAAATAGACTTAGCCAAAGAAATGACAGGGTTACTTGCACTTTCTGCTATTCGCGAAGGAAGTAAAGTTGGAGTCCTATGCTATTCAGATCAAGTTGAAGATTATGTAAAACCTGGTAAAACAGTCAAGCATGCTTACGAAATAATTAATCGCATATTCTCTCTAAAGTCTAAATCAAAAAGGACAAATCTCGATCAAGGCATAAAGTATACACTTAACCTTTTAAATAAAAAGGCTATCATTTTCATTATATCAGATTTTATTGATGAAAACTTTACTCACTCTATGAGAGGTCTGGCAAGAAAACATGATCTTGTCGTTGTTCATATTTCAGATAAGAGAGAATCAGCTATTCCTCATTTAGGTATTGTACCTCTGTATGAAAAAGAATCTGGAAAAACCGTCTGGTTAAATACCTCATCTGATGAATTTAAAAATGCCGTGGACAAGACTCATGGTAAAAACAAAGAATCGCTGGAGGATTTTTGTAAAAGGAATGATGTAAACTATGTACCTATTGGTACAGAAGATGATTACGTACCAAAACTCATCAAACTATTCCGTCATAGAAATAGAAGCAATGCAAGAAGGACTAGGTAA
- a CDS encoding VWA domain-containing protein, with protein sequence MESKTINWFSFEWFTPAKLQSFDWANLIWLYAIIAIPLLFLLRWLLAKSFGQKLPVALTKKDLKSDPITYLRFIPPVFFIISLTLIIASLARPQTTNEQVEQWSEGIDIVLNIDISESMQIMDFLPNRLEAAKEVARSFVAGRFQDRIGLVIFSGDALPSCPLTTDYGLLYELIEDIDFDKIESRGTAIGNAVTSGINFLRESESESKVMILLSDGDNTAGNVDPITAANLANAYNIKMYVIAIGRDGKVPFGTDFFGRPRLVENTFDETTLREIAKIGNGKFYRVSDKEALVQVFDEIDSLEKAEIKETRYKDTNDFYYVYLKWAAVFLLLWLLTKSTFVTNVLTD encoded by the coding sequence ATGGAAAGTAAGACGATAAATTGGTTTTCTTTTGAGTGGTTTACCCCTGCTAAACTTCAAAGCTTTGATTGGGCTAACCTAATTTGGTTGTATGCCATAATTGCAATCCCATTATTATTTTTACTTCGATGGTTACTTGCAAAGTCATTTGGTCAAAAGCTACCTGTGGCGCTTACTAAGAAAGATTTAAAAAGTGATCCGATCACGTACCTAAGGTTTATACCCCCTGTATTTTTCATAATAAGTCTGACGTTAATAATAGCAAGCCTTGCTCGTCCTCAAACAACAAACGAACAAGTGGAACAATGGAGTGAAGGAATTGATATTGTTTTGAATATTGATATATCAGAATCCATGCAGATCATGGATTTTCTTCCAAATAGATTAGAAGCTGCAAAAGAAGTTGCAAGAAGCTTTGTAGCCGGTCGTTTTCAAGATAGAATTGGATTGGTGATTTTTTCAGGAGATGCACTTCCCTCATGTCCACTAACGACTGATTACGGGTTACTTTATGAACTGATAGAAGATATAGATTTTGATAAAATAGAAAGCCGCGGAACAGCCATCGGCAATGCAGTCACCTCAGGCATAAATTTCCTTCGAGAATCAGAATCAGAATCCAAAGTAATGATTTTGCTCAGTGACGGAGATAATACGGCTGGTAATGTGGACCCTATTACAGCTGCTAACTTGGCCAATGCTTACAATATCAAAATGTATGTAATCGCTATCGGTCGCGACGGAAAGGTCCCTTTTGGAACTGATTTTTTTGGTAGACCTAGGTTGGTTGAGAATACCTTTGATGAAACTACTCTGAGAGAAATTGCGAAGATTGGGAATGGAAAATTCTATAGAGTGTCAGACAAAGAAGCACTTGTTCAAGTGTTTGATGAGATTGACAGTCTTGAAAAAGCAGAAATAAAAGAAACACGCTACAAAGACACAAATGACTTCTACTATGTCTATCTAAAATGGGCCGCTGTATTTCTTCTACTTTGGTTACTAACCAAGTCTACTTTTGTGACGAATGTTTTGACAGATTGA
- a CDS encoding ribbon-helix-helix protein, CopG family, translating to MKDKKENMLNVRLDEATDRKLAEYSKQMNSSKSSIVKEALSMYFNKEQSKQLPYVLGHDLFGTDKSSNSDNSLTYKSKLKSKLHEKHAH from the coding sequence ATGAAAGATAAAAAAGAAAATATGCTAAATGTAAGACTGGATGAAGCAACTGATAGAAAATTGGCGGAGTACAGTAAGCAAATGAATTCTTCCAAATCTTCAATCGTAAAAGAAGCATTATCCATGTATTTCAATAAAGAACAATCTAAACAACTTCCTTATGTCTTAGGCCATGATCTTTTTGGGACAGATAAAAGCAGTAATTCAGACAATTCTTTGACTTACAAATCCAAGCTAAAAAGTAAGCTTCATGAGAAACACGCTCATTGA
- a CDS encoding pilus assembly protein, with product MRNTLIDAGPLIALFDRSDQYHLKAVRFLEDYEGYLWTTWPVVTETCHMLDFSVKAQLAFLEWIDRGGLKIYELVENHISRIKQLTHKFSDVPMDLADASLVVVSEQSGYHEIISIDSDFYIYRDIRNKYLTNIFR from the coding sequence ATGAGAAACACGCTCATTGATGCCGGCCCTCTCATAGCATTATTCGATCGATCCGATCAATATCATTTAAAAGCTGTTCGATTTCTAGAAGATTATGAAGGCTACCTATGGACCACATGGCCTGTAGTGACAGAAACTTGTCATATGTTAGACTTTAGTGTAAAAGCTCAATTAGCTTTTCTAGAATGGATTGATCGAGGCGGATTAAAAATTTATGAACTTGTTGAAAATCATATTTCACGCATTAAGCAATTGACACATAAATTCAGTGATGTACCTATGGACTTAGCCGATGCTAGTTTGGTGGTTGTTTCAGAACAATCAGGATATCATGAAATTATCTCGATTGATTCCGATTTTTACATTTACAGAGATATCCGAAATAAGTATTTAACTAATATATTCCGCTAG
- a CDS encoding sigma-70 family RNA polymerase sigma factor, which produces MSNNLYHKHILPASDGMYRYALSIVHEPETARDAVQDCLTKIWSIRKDLDKVEKVNAWAFRIVRNRCIEILRRNRYADLDEKVVNMRYSGTVEEQAITNDFMSQMRMVLKTLPAKQQEVFHLREVEDLSYQDIAETCELSESDVKVNIHRARKKVKEAMQKIDAYGIAN; this is translated from the coding sequence ATGTCAAATAATCTATACCATAAGCACATCTTACCCGCCTCTGACGGCATGTATCGATACGCGTTATCGATTGTACATGAACCTGAAACGGCAAGAGATGCAGTACAGGATTGTCTAACAAAAATCTGGAGTATCCGCAAAGACCTGGATAAAGTAGAAAAAGTCAATGCATGGGCTTTTCGCATTGTCCGAAATAGATGCATCGAAATTTTGCGAAGAAATAGATACGCAGACCTGGACGAAAAAGTAGTGAATATGAGATATTCCGGTACAGTAGAAGAACAAGCCATTACCAATGACTTTATGTCACAAATGAGAATGGTTTTGAAGACGCTACCGGCCAAGCAGCAGGAGGTTTTCCATCTTCGTGAAGTGGAGGACTTGAGCTATCAGGATATAGCTGAAACATGTGAACTCAGTGAAAGTGATGTAAAAGTCAACATTCATCGAGCGCGCAAAAAAGTAAAAGAAGCCATGCAAAAAATAGACGCATATGGGATCGCAAATTGA